One genomic region from Equus asinus isolate D_3611 breed Donkey chromosome 8, EquAss-T2T_v2, whole genome shotgun sequence encodes:
- the SMIM40 gene encoding small integral membrane protein 40, translated as MAEEEGNVDEEDVFLAFAQGPSPPRGPLRRALDKGFFIFLALSLTLLMLEAVYKLLWPLQWAKFGDWLLGTPQKEEELEL; from the coding sequence ATGGCAGAGGAGGAGGGCAATGTGGACGAGGAGGATGTGTTCCTGGCATTTGCTCAGGGTCCCTCTCCTCCCAGGGGTCCCCTGCGTCGGGCCTTGGACAAGGGTTTCTTTATCTTTCTGGCCCTCAGCCTGACACTACTGATGCTAGAGGCTGTTTACAAGCTGCTGTGGCCGCTACAATGGGCAAAGTTTGGGGACTGGCTCCTGGGAACAcctcagaaggaggaggagctggaattGT